Proteins found in one Pseudoxanthomonas sp. SL93 genomic segment:
- a CDS encoding DMT family protein, with amino-acid sequence MTARLLPLLLLLASNVFMTFAWYGHLKYKTAPLWIAILASWGIAFFEYSLMVPANRLGSSVYSVVQLKTIQEVLTLLVFAGFSTWYLGQPLKWNHYAAFALIVGAAFLMFYE; translated from the coding sequence ATGACCGCCCGATTGCTGCCCCTGCTCCTGCTGCTGGCCTCCAACGTCTTCATGACCTTCGCCTGGTACGGGCACCTGAAATACAAGACGGCACCGCTGTGGATCGCGATCCTGGCCAGCTGGGGCATCGCCTTCTTCGAATACTCGCTGATGGTGCCGGCCAACCGGCTGGGCAGTTCCGTGTATTCGGTGGTGCAACTGAAGACCATCCAGGAGGTCCTGACCCTGCTGGTCTTCGCGGGTTTCAGCACCTGGTACCTGGGCCAGCCGCTGAAGTGGAACCACTACGCGGCCTTCGCACTGATCGTGGGCGCGGCGTTCCTGATGTTCTACGAGTGA
- a CDS encoding response regulator transcription factor, producing the protein MRHSQETAGLVLVVEDNRNISEMIGEYLEGRGFEVDYATDGLDGYRLAVENSYDVLVLDLMLPRLDGMEVCKRLRNEARKSTPVLMLTARDTLDDKLTGLSSGADDYLTKPFAIQELEARLRALIRRERRQVGAEVLKVADLVLDPVSMRATRGGTELMLSPIGLRLLTILMRESPRVVTRQEIEREIWGNGLPDSDTLRSHLYNLRKVIDKPFDKPLLHTVQSAGYRIADIG; encoded by the coding sequence ATGCGCCACAGTCAGGAAACCGCGGGTCTGGTGTTGGTGGTCGAGGACAACCGCAACATTTCGGAGATGATCGGGGAATATCTGGAAGGCCGCGGTTTCGAGGTCGACTACGCCACCGACGGCCTGGACGGCTACCGGCTGGCGGTGGAGAACAGCTACGACGTGCTGGTCCTGGACCTGATGCTGCCCCGGCTGGATGGCATGGAGGTCTGCAAGCGCCTGCGCAACGAGGCGCGCAAGTCCACCCCGGTGCTGATGCTTACCGCGCGCGACACCCTTGATGACAAGCTGACCGGCCTCAGCTCCGGCGCCGACGACTACCTGACCAAGCCTTTCGCGATCCAGGAACTGGAAGCCCGCCTGCGCGCGCTGATCCGTCGCGAGCGCCGCCAGGTGGGGGCCGAAGTGCTGAAGGTCGCCGACCTGGTGCTGGACCCGGTCAGCATGCGCGCCACCCGCGGCGGCACCGAACTGATGCTGTCCCCCATCGGCCTGCGCCTGCTGACCATCCTGATGCGCGAGTCCCCGCGCGTGGTCACCCGGCAGGAAATCGAGCGCGAGATCTGGGGCAATGGCCTTCCCGACTCGGACACGCTGCGCAGCCACCTGTACAACCTGCGCAAGGTGATCGACAAGCCGTTCGACAAGCCGCTGCTGCATACCGTCCAGAGCGCGGGCTACCGCATCGCGGACATCGGCTGA